AAAGGGTCAGAATGGACAAAAGAAATACCAGATCAATCTAAAGAGTCATTCCGGACCTATCCACGTGCTGCTTATAAATAAAGAGTCCAGCTCCTCTAAGCCCGTGGTTTTTCCTGTTCCCCCACCTGATGACCTCACACAGCCTTCCTCTCAGCCCTCGACTCCAGTGCCTCCACAGAAATCCAACATGGCAACTCAGAACTTGCCTGAGCAACATGTCTCCGAAAGAAGCCAGAATCTTCAGCAGACTCCAGCCACAGACTTATCTTCAGGTGGGTTCAGagcctttgttttaaaaagtagaggGGAAAATATGAATGCTGTGTTGAACAAGTTGGAGAGCTTTTCTGAATTTCTCAATTGTGATGTTATTTTATTATCTAGTATAGGAGGCAAAATAGTAAACCTGATCAACAagtattaattttgtgtcttctgtgtgcccagcactggaATATGTATTatgaggaaaatttaaaaaacagatccTATCTTTAATTATACTACTACTAGTTGTTTCATAGactgtgtaaatatatatatttgcagtTTTCCTTAGGATTCCATTTTTGGAATTAAACCAGATTtgttcccccaccccccttttacTATTTACATGTCAGCTTTTTATCTGCGATTTACTTTGTAAGGTTCTTTTATCACTTAGTAACTCTagtatatataattgaaatttgttcTATGTTTAATAAAAATCATACTAGGGACAACTATAGTGACTTATGTCTCCTGTTTCTCTGTATTCTCTATTGttatactttttatttggaaagctTAGTTTTATAGAGTTGATAAGTGGTCTCAACTCCAATTATTTAGGAAATCTTGCCTTCCTAAGTTGTTTGATCTGTGAAATGATAAATAGCTAAAAACTGGGCATCAGGAATAGGGGccacatttcttaaatttataaaatttcctCAGCATCCAGTCCTTTCCCTTGGTTATTACATGGCTAGGTATTTACCAACTCCTTAGTGGTTGCAAATAAAGGACCCATggttgctgaatgaatgattgcCATGCAATCTAGACGTAGTATtgcagataatttaaaataactatattgtatatattccactttgtttatttttacctttatccTTTTGGGATGTGGTCTACTCTTTGAGTTCACAATAGGTAAGAGTGAGCCTAAAAAGATCTTACTGGACACAGAATATTTTTCAGCTTCTTGTTGCCCATGTCCTTCCCCTATAAGTATTTCCACACCATAGGCCACAGGGATGCACAACAGAAAGTGTCATCTTTCAAAAGCTTATAATCTAATTGGGAAGAATAAAGTAGGCAGGTTTATGGTTTAGCTCAGACACAATTAGTACATTGGCTTTCACAAAGCATTAAAGAAACTTTTGAGCATTTCATTTCCGTACATGATTTTGTATTTGgaaatagtaaagaaaacaatttggGGCCAGATTAGAGAGGGCCTTGAATATCAGACTGAGTTAGGACTTTGACCTATAAACCAATGAAGATTTGTGACCAGGGAAGTGGCACGTTTAGAACTGTATACTGGTGAACACAGAAGTAACGTCATTAGGAAAGAAGAGACTTCTGGCCCTGGGAAGAAGAGATTAGAGGCAATGAAGACAGAAGATAAGATGTTTGCAGTTATGCAACTGTGAGAGAACATTGAGGCTAAAGTGGGGTGATGACAATGGGActggaaagagaaataaggaagatTTGAGAAATACTCTTTAGGCAAAATAAGTAACCTTTGATGTGTGAGATCTGAAGATAAAGTTAACAGGAGGACTGTAAAGTGATGTTGCACTTTTAAGGTTGAGTCATAGGGAGAATTATGGTAACACTGACTTTAAAAACTGAGGAGTCAGTTTTGGGAAAACAATGATGAGTTTTTGGGGCTACATCTTGAGTTCAGAAGTTTAAAAGTAATGCCAGGTACAGATTAGTTGTCATGAAAATTCTGTTTCCATGAAGTTCTAGTACTTTAATTTcgtacttttttgtgtgtgtgtggtacacgggcctctcactgttgtggcctctcccgttgcggagcacaggctccggacgtgcaggctcagcggccatggctcacgggcccagccgctccacggcatgtgggatcttcccggaccggggcacgaacccgtgtctcctgcaccggcaggcggactctcaaccactgcgccaccagggaagccctaatttcgtACTTTTAATCAAGATGCTGATGTTAAATATAACTGTGCTTAATATATACTGTGTTTAAATATATGCTGTTTAAATGTAACTGCCTTTTTgctgttaaaatatataaagagaagtGTAAAAAAAGCTTTATCACATTTCTTTTTCCAGCGGGATCTATTAGTGGAGATATCATTGATGAGTTAATGTCTTCTGATGGTAAgtagttaaaaattttaataaatataacctTATACATCAATAATGCTTTTCTAGAATTTATGAGTGGCAcatgatttaaaagaaatgaagaacctATATTTTTTAACTGCTTAATGTACTATGATGATTCATAGTAAGTTACAGGCATCCTTCAGATTTTTTTGCCTGCATTTTgaggaaaaagaattcataagGGGATACTCATCACTTTTACTGAATAAAGTTCTAAATTGTTGGCATACTAGCCCTTTTTACACCTGAAGAATTTGGCCAAGAAGAGTAAAACAGTGTATCTGAGTCAACAGGAAATCTGAAAACAGTTTTGTAAATACTCCTACCATGGCCAACTTCAAGCTGCCAATGTGAAGTCAGTATTACTAAGATTAGCCACATCATCGTCTAATCTGAAGTAATTCTTAAAAATCAACTAGCTATAATATGGTAGTTACTTTAACAAttactctctgggcctcaccttTCTAAAAGTTCTTGGATTCAGAGTCCTGGTTCCTAACAAATATGTATAGCCGAGACCTAGGAAGTAGCAGCTGTTAAATTAGCCAATGGCACAGTAACCACTTAGACATTTATCAAACACTTCTGTAAAAGCAGAGAATTTCagcatatttattaatttatgtctAGTTCCTTTCTCTGTTTTCGAAGTGGTAGCTTATTTAGCAGATCAGAGAAAATACTTGAGCAGTGTTTCTGAATCATAAATTTTAGTGACAAGTTCAACCAATAAAAACTAACTTGTTTCTCAAGCTAACACCTATAATCAATGCATAAAATGTCTTTAAAGAAGAATCtttcaaaatatacacaaaatataagtCATTAATTTGATCATTACATTTcctattacatatttttaaaaaattgctatatAACAGGGGAAACATAATTTGGCTTGATGTTTTTGATAGTATTTTATGTTAGACATCATTACCTGTATGTAGAAACCATCTTTaacactgaatttattttttgcttgcaGTGTTTCCGCTTTTACGGCTTTCTCCGACCCCGGCAGATGACTACAACTTTAATTTAGATGATAATGAAGGAGTTTGTGATCTGTTTGATGTCCAGATACTAAATTATTAGATTCCATGGAAACCTGGGACTGTTATCTACCTCTAACTGTGTAACATTTTAGACGTCTTAAcctaagtatttaaaataatgaatgtaaCATCTTTTTAGTTCACTGATTCTGAAATGTTCTTCcctaatactttcttttttacttcacaAAACTTCAACcataagaacaaaggattctgattGCTTCAGGGGAAAAAGTGATTTCATATCTACCAACTCCCTACCCTCAAGTAATTACATTCTGGAATTTCAacttttcctcccattctgaaccttctgtttttttccttatatgAGAGGAAAGTTAAAGTAGActtaaggtcatcaaaaacaaaaaagttggcCAAGGGCTCATCATTTGTTTGTCTTACATTTTTACTGCCACGAGACTGTCCGTATTTCTGTGTATCCTCTGATCCAGACATTCACTGCCACTTATAAAGTGAAGGGTGTAAACTAGGATATATTAACTGTTTCAGTGAACAGATTTTGTGAAGTGCCTTCTGTTTTAGCACTTTAAGTTTATCACATTTTGTTGACTTCTGACATTCCACTTTCCTAGGTTATAGGAAAGATCTGTTTatgtagtttgtttttaaaatgtgccaaTGCCTGTACattaacaagatttttaaaaataaaattgtataaaacatttaatttattgGTCTTTTTGGAGAATTTGATGCATCACCAGTGTATTACAACTGAGCCATTAATCTTGTAGCTTCATCAACATTAACTGGTTCGTTTTCATGACACTGCTGAGGAATCTGGagagaaaattacatttaaaaatttagataacAATAGCAAACAAAAATGACATAATCTACTGACATATctattattcaatataatttCTTCTAGTTGTACTTTTGGAAATAGAACAATAAATTCCCATATTTTAGACTCAATGTTTTAAAGTCTGAATAAGCTATACATACTACAGAGCCAAATACTAAAAATTACAATCAATACAGGCTTTGAAAATTTGTAGTTTATTAGCCAGAACAAAAGGAAGTGATTTCCACTCACCAGCTGTTTCTGCAGAGGTTCAAGGGAAAGGCCTTTTACGAACTGTACAAGTACCTTTTGCATATCTACAAAAGCTTTATTCACGCTGTTaactttttcatcattcatgatgtttatcttttaaaaaaagaaaaagagcattaATCCATGATCTCACAACCATTAAGGATAATATAGGCAACCTTAATTTAATCTTGTTACCCCCCAAACCTATAAACTCTTATCAATCCTACCAATTTATGGAGACAATTTACACTAAAATTCTTAGTCTTATTGGGACATTTTAGACAAaaggttctgttttttaaaaaataagaattatgtgAATATACCTCATACGTTGACTTTCCTGGAATAAGCAGGCCAAAATATGTGACCACTATCTTTCTAAGCTACGGTGCTATcgtctctcatctgtaaaatgaggaaccTGGATAGCATGCTTCCAGTGTCCTTCTAACAGTACGTCTCTGAATCCTTCCTTGATAGAAGTGCCTGGCAGTCTCCTGAGGACAGCGGCCCCTGTAGCCGTCCTCACTTGAATCTGAAAGGTGGGGGTGGTATTCTTGTTCTTCACAGCTGCTCCCCAACCATTTCTCCTTCAAAACTTTTGGCTTTTTTGCATCTTATGCATCAGGACATTCTGACACCCCTCTCCTCATTACTGTCACCTATCAACACCATGATTACTTGCTCCTTCGTGAAAGATCTCAaaccatggctcactgacccCTCTCACGCCTGGCGTCGCTTTTTAGTGGCTACAACAAAAACCTATCCTATGGCTTCTTAATCTCTTCAGGTCCTCATCTCCAGGGGTCTTTTCCACGACCTACCTTGCCATCACTCCCATGCATTACCTTAGGCTGCATCATTACCTGTTACTGCACCACCTCCTATCCTTCTATTcacttattttattaataattcttAAATCTCACTGAAATCTTTTCCCACCAAGTTCACTATTGTTCACATTTTCATATCCCCACTTTTTCCTTTAGCCTGCACAGATTCCATGACCACTAATCAGTCACTCCTTCACACCCTAACTctacttctcttctctccctcaatCAGACTTGCCTGGCAACCTAGTTAAACTCAAGTATCAGCCTTTTGGAGCCCAAAACTGAAGCTCTAAAAAATCATAGCTGGCTGACTGGCTTCACTTTAAGTTCATGGCCACCAACTTCAATTTACCGCTTATATAGTACCTGGTGATTGTACGACCTCCCCCTAAGGCTGCTTTCTCAGAAAAGTGTTCGATACTTTCTCCAACCAGGCTGCCTACCCACAGATCTTTTCCATTAGCATCCATAAAGCTTCTAGGACTTCCTatccaaacaaaataattttcctcAAATATACCAAGCCTTCACCCAGCTGGGGGTCTTTGCACTCACTATTCTTTCTGCCTAGAACATGCTGCTCCAACACTTCCCAGCAGTTTGCATCACTGGCTCCTATCAGGCAGGTCTTGGCTTCAATGTCAACCCTGAAGACAGTTCTATCTAAAACTCACCCCCAAACCCCAGTCATTATCACCcagctttatttcctttttagcaTTTCCAAAGTCATGAAATTGCTCCACCAAAAATTTTAACTCAGCTAGTTCATGAAGACTGAAAGATAAAATGTTACATTTCTATGGACTATTATGATAATTACTAAGTCCTCTAGAGGTGACTCCACCTACTACTTAagcttgaaaacattttcttgaatAATCTTCTTAAGGAGTCTACTTAATCTTGAAGAAATTTCccattccccaaatattttgaaataaagataaagtaactcctttcttttcaaattttgtattttaagaaacaaaatattttatcttctatttttaggtttttatctGAGTTCTAGATATCTTCAGAGATAAGAATTACtgaggagaaaaagaatgggTGTTGACTGACATTCCATGTCTTGACTCTGTTGAAAGCTTCTTGAAGAGATAACTTTTCCATACCAtgtttttttatgatttctatgctctgagaaaactattaaaactgTTACTTGGAGACTCATACATTTGCAgttaaaatgctttcttctttttgcaCATTTGAATTCAAGAAAGGGAggttatttttcttcatctttttttcttttttaaaacaaatgtttaaaatcatCATGCTTTTGTAGGAAAGGCTaagaatctattttaaatattagcatTCAGTTTTTCAGTAGCTTTACAATTATGCTTTGCTTGTAAACAATAAAGTCAGAGTGCATAAGTGATACTAACCTTCTTCAGATTAGTGGTAActggttttgctttatttttaaccttaaagCCTTTTTGGCTGGCTATGTGGAATACATTCCTGGACTTCTGTCCTCTTAGTTTGTTCTTGGCCATTgtctaggaaagaaagaaaaggagctcAATTAAGTTGCCCATGTTCATGAACTGTAAATCAATTTCAGTTTTTGGAAGTAAAGGTACCAATTAAATCTAAGAAGTTCCACCTTCctcctgattatttttaaaattgctgcTTGTATAAAAATTATCTCCATGTCCTTTTGGTCCTACtagatttttctgtttcagtgCAGAGTGTGTAGCTAATTCTTTTCTGCATCTCCAGCACCTGACCCATAAGAGGCTCCACATTAGTTTCTGCCAGTTAGATTAATTAATATTCTCAACAcaacaattgtttttttttttcagctctcTGCAGCATCTGACAATTCTAACCATCACCATCCATCCTTCTGCTAGTTTACATACTGCTATTCCATTCCAGTTCCTTTCATACTCTAGGACtgactcccttctccctccttctttcattcctttttacttgcCCCATTTTCACTCCTGTGTGCACCTCCACAAAACCAGTACTTAATCTTACACCTTCTAACCCCCACGTTAAATTACTTTCATGACTTCCACATCACCTCTATGTGAATGGCTCTTGCCTAAAAACTGTAggtattatctttgttttatagCTAAACACACTAAGCCTATAAATTCTACTTGAGAAACATCTCTCAAACCTGTCTTTAACAATGCACATGaggaacaatttaaaaaatattaatagttaaGATTTATTAAGCTTTTACTACATGTACAGCACTATGCtaacattttatgtattttaactaATTTACTCCTTACAACAACACTTTGTAGGAGGTactattttatcctcattttacagattaaaaaaaaaaaatctgatgcaAAGAGAAGCTAATCTGCCCATTGCTGCACTATTAGTAGTCAGAGAATGCCAAGATTCAAAGCCAAGCAGACTAGATCCTGAGCTCTCATTATGTGATGTGGTctctcaaatataaataaaaatgcagtacAAAAGCATGATTTAGTACTGCCTAGTTCAGGACTGGGTTACTGCTTTAGTCCCTAGGACTATTTGGTTAGACTCTGGGTTGGGACAAACTATACCCATGGACCAAATCAGGTCAGGCACCTGTCTTTGTAAATGACGTTTTATTAGAACGCAGCTACGTCCATTCGATTATGTATgttttgtctgtggctgctttcctgcgACAACTGTGGCtcgcaaagcctaaaatatttactatttggccctttacgGAAAGACTGTCAACCCCTGGCTTAAGCCACATGCATTCAAGTCTATCCTGCGTAGTGGTACGAAATGAACCGTCCCAAtgttaaaatccttcagtggctcctcCAACCCACAAGGAGCAATATTCTTTGTCCTGAC
The sequence above is a segment of the Globicephala melas chromosome 17, mGloMel1.2, whole genome shotgun sequence genome. Coding sequences within it:
- the RBIS gene encoding ribosomal biogenesis factor; amino-acid sequence: MAKNKLRGQKSRNVFHIASQKGFKVKNKAKPVTTNLKKINIMNDEKVNSVNKAFVDMQKVLVQFVKGLSLEPLQKQLIPQQCHENEPVNVDEATRLMAQL